TCTTGCCGACCGGCGAGTGCACCGTGCAGACAAAGCGATGGAAGAAGCCTGACTGGATGCAGCCGGCTTCGAACAACTGGCGCACGTATTCGAGTGCGTCCACCGTGTCCTGCACCGTCTGCGAGGGGAAGCCGTACATCAGGTAGGCGTGCACCAGGATGCCGGCCTCGCTGAACGCATGGGTCACCCGTGCCACCTGATCCACCGAGACGCCCTTCTGCATCAGTTTGAGCAGGCGATCGGACGCGACTTCCAGCCCGCCTGACACCGCGATGCAGCCACTGTCGGAGAGCAACTGGCACAGTTCGGGCGTGAAGGACTTCTCGAAGCGGATGTTGCCCCACCATGAGATCGATCGCTGCCGATCGACCAGCGCTTGTGCCAGCGCCTTCAGCGATTTGGGGGGCGCAGCTTCGTCGACGAAGTGGAAGCCGCTCTGCCCGGTTTCGGCGACGATGGCGTCGATGCGCGCGATCAGTGTGTCCGCCGACGCCGCGTCGTAGCGCGAGATGTAGTCGAGGCTCACGTCGCAGAAGCTGCACTTCTTCCAGTAGCAGCCGTGCGCGACGGTGAGCTTGTTCCAGCGTCCGTCCGACCACAGCCGGTGCATCGGGTTGAGCATGTCGAGGATCGACAGGTAGCCGTCGATCGGCAAACCGTCCCAGGTCGGCGTCCCGACGTCCTCAAACGCGACGTCGGGCTCGGCGAAATTCACGTAGCGTACGGCGCCGCTTTCCGTGTCACGGATGAAGCTGCGCACCAGGCGTTGTTGCGAGCGCCGGCCCTGCAGATGCTCCAGGATCGCCAGCAAGGGGCGCTCGCCGGCATCCAGCGTGACGTAATCGAAGTAGTCGAACACCCGCGGATCGGCGAGTTCGCGCAGCTCGGTGTTCACGAATCCGCCGCCCAGCACCGTGACAACGCCCGGGGCTTGCGCCTTGATCGTCTGCGCGATGCGGAAAGCGCCATACACCGAGCCGGGGAAGGGTACCGACAGCAGCACGACGTCCGGTCGGTGCCGGTCCAGCGCGTCAAGCGCAAGCGTGCACAGGGTCGCATCGACCAGCGTGTGCGCGCCCGCCAAGGCCTGTGCGAGCGGGTCGAAGCTCGGCTGGCTGGCGGCCAGCGATTCGCCGTAGCGCACGAACTCGAAGCGTGGGTCGACAGCGTCGCGCAGCACGTCGGCGAGGTCGTTGAGGTACAGCGTGGCGAGGTGGCGCGCGCGATCCTGCATGCCAAGCGATCCGAAGGCCCAGGCGAGCGGGTCGCCGCCGTCCGGATCGACGTACACCTCCAGCGAATCGAAACGCGCGCCCTCGGGCAGGAAGTTGCGACCGCCAATGCGGTGCGCCACGGTCGGATCGCGCCCCTGCAGGAAGCCGATTGCCACCGATACCGTGGCCCGGTA
This region of Niveibacterium umoris genomic DNA includes:
- a CDS encoding B12-binding domain-containing radical SAM protein: MSEFTHRVLSIIPPMTQLNTPYPSTAYLTGFLRAQGVAAAQEDLALALVLRLFSPQGLDEVRARAEAIPQRKRSPQVASFLAQFARYRATVSVAIGFLQGRDPTVAHRIGGRNFLPEGARFDSLEVYVDPDGGDPLAWAFGSLGMQDRARHLATLYLNDLADVLRDAVDPRFEFVRYGESLAASQPSFDPLAQALAGAHTLVDATLCTLALDALDRHRPDVVLLSVPFPGSVYGAFRIAQTIKAQAPGVVTVLGGGFVNTELRELADPRVFDYFDYVTLDAGERPLLAILEHLQGRRSQQRLVRSFIRDTESGAVRYVNFAEPDVAFEDVGTPTWDGLPIDGYLSILDMLNPMHRLWSDGRWNKLTVAHGCYWKKCSFCDVSLDYISRYDAASADTLIARIDAIVAETGQSGFHFVDEAAPPKSLKALAQALVDRQRSISWWGNIRFEKSFTPELCQLLSDSGCIAVSGGLEVASDRLLKLMQKGVSVDQVARVTHAFSEAGILVHAYLMYGFPSQTVQDTVDALEYVRQLFEAGCIQSGFFHRFVCTVHSPVGKNPEAYGVTLMPLPPATFARNDVGFIDPTGVDHDALGVALNKALYNFMHGIGLDEDVRSWFQQRVPRTRVPRHFVANALR